In one Hymenobacter sp. DG25B genomic region, the following are encoded:
- a CDS encoding cation diffusion facilitator family transporter, whose protein sequence is MANPSSSKTALYGGLIANIGIALSKFVAAYFTRSSAMLSEGIHSLVDSGNAVLLLHGVNQSQKPADARHPFGRSKELYFWGLIVAVLIFAIGGGMSFYEGIKHIEHPEPLTDPLWNYIVLGVAIGFEGWAYWLAVRALKEAANGSTDGLWTMLRQSKDPAVFASVMENLAALLGLVFALAGVFLGHQLNNPYLDGAASIAIGLLLMLVAVFLVSRTKGLLVGEGVDAETLRGMQVIARSQPDVEHIAPPLTMYLGPQDVMMALDVEFRNDLTAEEVEEAIDQLQDAIKGQYPFVKRIFVEAKAVSARGRRILK, encoded by the coding sequence ATGGCCAACCCCAGTTCCTCAAAAACCGCCCTCTACGGTGGCTTAATTGCTAACATTGGCATTGCGCTCAGCAAATTTGTGGCCGCCTACTTCACCCGCAGCTCGGCTATGCTCTCGGAAGGTATTCACTCCCTGGTAGACAGCGGCAACGCCGTGCTGCTGCTCCATGGGGTAAACCAGAGTCAGAAACCGGCCGATGCCCGCCACCCTTTCGGGCGCTCCAAAGAGCTGTATTTCTGGGGCCTGATTGTGGCCGTACTGATTTTCGCCATTGGCGGCGGCATGTCTTTCTACGAAGGCATCAAGCACATTGAGCACCCCGAGCCCCTCACCGACCCGCTCTGGAACTACATTGTGCTGGGCGTGGCTATTGGCTTTGAGGGCTGGGCCTACTGGCTGGCAGTGCGTGCCTTGAAAGAGGCTGCCAACGGCAGCACCGACGGGCTCTGGACAATGCTGCGCCAAAGCAAAGACCCGGCAGTGTTTGCCTCTGTAATGGAAAACCTGGCCGCCCTGCTGGGCCTGGTGTTTGCGCTGGCCGGCGTGTTTTTGGGGCATCAACTCAACAACCCCTATCTGGACGGGGCCGCCTCCATTGCCATTGGCTTGCTGCTGATGCTGGTGGCCGTATTCCTGGTAAGCCGCACCAAAGGCCTGCTGGTGGGCGAGGGCGTGGATGCGGAAACCCTGCGGGGCATGCAGGTTATTGCCCGCAGCCAGCCCGATGTAGAGCACATTGCGCCTCCCCTCACCATGTACCTGGGCCCGCAGGATGTCATGATGGCCTTGGATGTGGAGTTCCGGAACGACCTGACCGCCGAGGAAGTAGAAGAAGCCATTGACCAGCTACAGGATGCCATTAAGGGCCAGTACCCGTTTGTGAAGCGCATTTTTGTGGAGGCCAAAGCTGTATCGGCCCGGGGGCGGCGCATTCTGAAATAG
- a CDS encoding phospholipase D-like domain-containing protein encodes MSVLPSSPADLLTLFHRSFADNTLSAEEARHLRAQLAAHGPHGQALEEFRHQLFAVVRERFNTLPDKAAIEWLEAANALLLPPAEDVSPQSEVYFSPDDDCVGAIQRFIKEAEQRLDVCVFTVSDDRITDELLAAHQRGVQLRLLTDNDKLFDRGSDVRQLHAAGVAIHVDNTTDHMHHKFAVADGRAVLTGSYNWTRSASLYNHENLLITEDSNIVRRYQAEFERLWSSLGAFQGQ; translated from the coding sequence ATGTCCGTGCTCCCGTCTTCACCCGCTGATCTGCTCACGCTGTTTCACCGTTCCTTTGCCGACAACACTCTCTCAGCAGAAGAAGCCCGGCACCTGCGGGCCCAGCTGGCGGCCCACGGCCCGCACGGTCAGGCCCTGGAGGAGTTCCGGCACCAGCTATTTGCGGTAGTGCGGGAGCGGTTTAACACGTTGCCCGATAAAGCAGCTATTGAGTGGTTGGAAGCAGCCAATGCCTTACTGCTGCCCCCGGCGGAGGATGTCAGCCCACAGTCAGAAGTATACTTTAGCCCTGATGATGATTGCGTGGGCGCTATTCAGCGCTTTATCAAGGAAGCCGAGCAGCGCCTGGATGTGTGCGTGTTTACCGTTTCCGATGACCGGATAACCGATGAGCTGCTGGCGGCCCACCAGCGCGGCGTGCAGCTGCGCCTACTCACCGACAACGACAAGCTTTTCGACCGGGGCTCCGATGTGCGCCAGCTGCACGCGGCCGGCGTGGCCATTCACGTGGACAATACCACCGACCACATGCACCACAAGTTTGCCGTAGCCGATGGCCGCGCCGTGCTGACCGGCAGCTATAACTGGACGCGCTCAGCCTCGCTTTACAACCATGAAAACCTGCTGATTACGGAGGATAGCAACATTGTGCGGCGCTATCAGGCGGAGTTTGAACGACTATGGTCTTCCCTGGGTGCCTTTCAGGGCCAGTAG
- a CDS encoding alpha/beta hydrolase — translation MFVSYSRLRALRTVLVLLLTGLLANSCTSFRTRDIPYVASSAADSDAAHQQLDVYAPRKQGPAKRPVVVFIHGGNWNSGSKSQYGFIGRELARQGMVAVIVDYRLSPAVQVPAMAADCARAVQWTVAHIAEYNGDPNRIFLMGHSAGGGLAALLATDNTLFTQLGFPTNPVRGAVLNDPAGLDMYDYLKKMQYPGDRQYLKSFGNDPAGWRQVSAMHHVTAASPPFLLFVGGHTYPSILHSSEAFRQRLQELGKAPGYTLQPGKNHIPMVLQLFWHHNIIYRQLRPFVGL, via the coding sequence ATGTTTGTTTCTTATTCTCGCCTGCGGGCGCTTCGTACCGTTCTGGTTTTACTGCTGACGGGCCTTTTGGCCAATTCCTGCACCAGCTTCCGCACCCGGGATATTCCCTACGTAGCGTCCTCGGCCGCTGACTCTGATGCTGCCCATCAGCAGCTGGATGTGTATGCGCCCCGCAAACAAGGCCCGGCCAAACGCCCCGTGGTGGTCTTTATTCATGGAGGCAACTGGAACAGCGGGAGCAAAAGCCAGTACGGCTTTATTGGCCGCGAGCTGGCCCGGCAGGGCATGGTAGCTGTTATTGTTGATTACCGCCTCTCGCCGGCGGTGCAGGTGCCCGCCATGGCCGCCGACTGCGCCCGGGCCGTGCAATGGACGGTAGCGCACATTGCTGAATACAACGGTGACCCCAACCGCATTTTCCTGATGGGGCACTCCGCGGGCGGCGGACTGGCCGCTTTGCTGGCTACGGATAATACACTGTTTACGCAGCTGGGCTTCCCCACAAACCCGGTGCGCGGCGCCGTGCTGAACGACCCCGCCGGGCTGGATATGTATGACTACCTGAAAAAGATGCAGTACCCCGGCGACCGGCAGTACCTGAAGTCTTTCGGAAATGACCCCGCCGGGTGGCGGCAGGTATCCGCTATGCACCACGTAACGGCTGCCAGCCCGCCTTTTCTGCTGTTTGTGGGCGGCCATACGTATCCTTCTATCCTGCACAGCAGTGAGGCTTTCCGGCAGCGGCTGCAAGAGCTGGGGAAAGCGCCCGGCTATACCCTGCAGCCGGGCAAAAACCATATTCCCATGGTGCTGCAGCTGTTCTGGCACCACAATATTATTTACCGGCAGCTGCGGCCTTTCGTGGGCTTATAG
- a CDS encoding DUF6089 family protein — protein sequence MPLSTAYAQSPGHSKRHYNAQARPYYRGPVRFTAGGGAAFYNGDLGGLSQNFIGPAGSIGVLYMWHPGLQVGAEFSAFQIGAKDRLASRNEFNNLAFRGRNASLIAQVRLGLLRDNGEFADSHGSPAVLKPYLRLGVGGLLYSPESYEGTTRPDNGTTFLSPERNDYPAVAFVAPVGLGLTVRASRRVNVTTEATYFFTSTDQLDDVSTIHSGNAQHNDGYGLLELKLEYALRP from the coding sequence TTGCCTCTTTCTACTGCGTATGCCCAAAGCCCGGGGCATAGTAAGCGTCATTATAATGCTCAGGCCCGCCCCTACTACCGGGGCCCGGTGCGGTTTACGGCCGGCGGTGGCGCGGCTTTTTACAATGGTGATCTGGGCGGCCTGTCCCAGAATTTTATCGGGCCCGCCGGCAGCATCGGCGTGCTGTACATGTGGCACCCGGGCCTGCAGGTGGGGGCCGAATTCTCTGCTTTCCAGATTGGGGCGAAAGACCGGTTGGCTTCCCGCAACGAGTTCAATAACCTGGCCTTCCGGGGGCGCAATGCTTCGCTTATTGCCCAGGTGCGGCTGGGCCTGCTGCGCGACAACGGCGAGTTTGCCGATTCCCATGGCAGCCCGGCCGTGCTGAAACCGTATCTGCGGCTGGGGGTGGGTGGCCTGCTTTACAGTCCCGAATCCTACGAAGGCACCACCCGCCCGGATAATGGCACGACCTTCCTCAGCCCCGAGCGCAACGACTACCCGGCGGTGGCTTTTGTAGCACCGGTGGGGCTGGGCCTTACCGTGCGGGCATCCCGCCGCGTGAACGTTACTACGGAAGCTACATACTTTTTTACCTCTACGGATCAGCTGGATGATGTGAGCACCATCCATAGCGGCAATGCCCAGCACAATGATGGCTACGGCCTGTTGGAGCTAAAGCTGGAGTATGCGCTACGCCCTTAG
- a CDS encoding M4 family metallopeptidase yields MQKKYSVATLLMLGGLLSFSAQAQDYSRVKQRITSEDGQPELISFRAGRSYKMSDAQQMFREQLALSKEESLVRTQSGQDDLGMVNERYQQYYKGIKVENGAYLLHARQGDVQLINGRLVRGMEKVKTTPSLSEEQALNRAMAFVGASKFMWQDAEEEAFLKKSSNDATASYKPKGELVIVRNTLGKGAAGKATLAYKFDVYAQAPVSRAFLYVDAQSGEVISKNDIIKHAGATATFATAYSGTRSFADEQVSATSYRLRELTRGLGIETYNMKKGTQYARAVDFIDADNNWTAAEYNNSTFDNVAGDAHFGAQATYDYWKNVHGRNSYDNKGAKIKSYVHYSRSYENAYWNGSVMTYGDGASRFRPLTAMDVCGHEIGHAVCENTANLTYSYESGAMNEGFSDIWGACVEAYAVSNLGATSGGVKAKSTWLIGEEIDKQQAALRSMSDPNSLGQPAYYKGLKWYTGTSDNGGVHTNSGVLNYWFYLIADGKTGTNEKGQSFSVTGLGMDAAAKIAFRAESVYLTASATYASARTATIQAAQDLYGAGSVQEQSVTNAWYAVGVGSAAVANVAAPSGTTAINTGFTVNKANGVDVFPVPATNELTVSLRGAGTLSNVRVIDMRGATVTSARYKGDGVLDISTLAKGLYMVSASNGEQTFHQRFVKE; encoded by the coding sequence ATGCAAAAAAAGTACTCGGTAGCTACCCTGCTCATGCTGGGTGGCCTGCTTTCGTTTTCGGCTCAGGCGCAGGATTATTCGCGCGTAAAGCAGCGTATTACTTCGGAAGATGGTCAGCCCGAGCTGATCAGTTTCCGGGCCGGTCGGTCTTATAAAATGAGTGATGCCCAGCAGATGTTCCGCGAGCAGCTGGCTCTCTCCAAAGAAGAATCATTGGTGCGTACCCAGTCTGGCCAGGATGACCTAGGCATGGTGAACGAGCGCTACCAGCAGTATTACAAGGGCATTAAGGTTGAAAATGGCGCTTACCTGCTGCACGCCCGTCAGGGCGATGTGCAGCTGATTAACGGCCGCCTGGTGCGGGGCATGGAGAAAGTGAAGACCACTCCTTCCCTGAGCGAAGAGCAGGCCCTGAACCGGGCCATGGCTTTTGTAGGCGCCAGCAAGTTTATGTGGCAGGATGCCGAGGAAGAAGCCTTCCTCAAAAAGTCCAGCAATGATGCCACCGCCAGCTACAAGCCTAAGGGCGAGCTGGTGATTGTGCGCAACACCCTGGGCAAAGGAGCCGCTGGCAAAGCTACCCTGGCCTACAAGTTTGATGTATACGCCCAGGCCCCCGTAAGCCGCGCATTCCTGTATGTGGATGCCCAATCGGGTGAGGTGATTTCCAAGAACGACATCATCAAGCACGCCGGCGCTACGGCTACTTTTGCTACGGCTTACAGCGGCACCCGCTCGTTTGCCGATGAGCAGGTTTCGGCTACTTCCTACCGGTTGCGCGAGCTGACCCGCGGCCTCGGCATTGAAACCTACAACATGAAGAAGGGCACGCAATATGCGCGCGCCGTCGACTTCATTGATGCCGACAACAACTGGACGGCTGCTGAATACAATAACTCCACGTTCGATAACGTAGCCGGCGACGCGCACTTTGGTGCCCAGGCTACCTACGACTACTGGAAGAACGTGCACGGCCGCAACTCCTACGACAACAAAGGCGCCAAAATCAAGAGCTACGTGCACTATAGCCGCAGCTACGAAAACGCGTACTGGAACGGCTCGGTCATGACCTACGGCGACGGCGCCTCGCGCTTCCGCCCCCTGACGGCCATGGACGTGTGCGGCCACGAGATTGGCCACGCCGTGTGCGAGAATACGGCTAACCTGACGTACTCCTATGAGTCGGGCGCCATGAATGAAGGTTTCTCCGATATCTGGGGTGCCTGCGTAGAGGCTTATGCCGTTTCCAATCTGGGCGCTACGTCCGGTGGCGTAAAAGCGAAGTCCACCTGGCTCATTGGCGAGGAAATCGACAAGCAGCAGGCGGCTTTGCGCTCCATGAGCGACCCCAACTCGCTGGGTCAGCCCGCTTATTACAAGGGTTTGAAATGGTATACCGGCACTTCTGATAACGGTGGTGTACACACCAACTCCGGCGTGCTGAACTACTGGTTCTATCTGATTGCCGATGGCAAAACCGGCACCAACGAAAAGGGCCAGTCCTTCTCCGTAACCGGTCTGGGGATGGATGCGGCGGCCAAAATTGCCTTCCGTGCTGAAAGCGTGTACCTCACGGCTTCCGCTACCTACGCTTCTGCCCGCACCGCCACTATTCAGGCCGCGCAGGATTTGTATGGTGCCGGTTCCGTGCAGGAGCAGTCGGTGACCAATGCCTGGTATGCCGTAGGAGTTGGCTCGGCCGCAGTAGCCAACGTGGCTGCTCCTTCGGGCACTACTGCTATCAACACCGGCTTCACGGTAAACAAAGCGAATGGTGTTGATGTGTTCCCGGTTCCGGCTACCAACGAGCTGACGGTGTCGCTGCGCGGCGCTGGCACCCTGAGCAACGTGCGCGTAATTGATATGCGCGGTGCTACCGTAACCTCGGCCCGCTACAAGGGAGATGGTGTTCTGGACATCAGCACCCTGGCCAAAGGCCTGTACATGGTATCGGCCAGCAACGGGGAGCAAACGTTCCACCAGCGCTTCGTGAAAGAATAG